A section of the Paenibacillus aurantius genome encodes:
- a CDS encoding selenium binding protein: protein MYEDYSRQSLPPKKYRELLGSAICVFNSNNAFIIENILRSDDDKKYNWYELIDKVSGKLTEPIKETITKKSGEEIASLFDEVFKMRNRIIHSFQVTHNDEQILATKYKDGQQIIVTEEYLYEFIKKNEQLSDLLEEFRQR from the coding sequence ATGTACGAAGATTACAGTAGACAGTCACTTCCACCTAAAAAGTATCGTGAGTTGTTAGGGAGTGCAATTTGTGTGTTTAACTCTAATAATGCATTTATCATCGAGAACATACTAAGAAGTGATGATGACAAAAAGTACAATTGGTATGAATTGATTGATAAAGTTTCTGGTAAACTAACTGAACCGATAAAAGAAACAATAACAAAAAAATCAGGGGAAGAAATAGCTTCTCTATTTGATGAGGTTTTCAAAATGAGAAACAGAATTATTCATAGCTTTCAAGTTACTCATAACGATGAACAAATTTTAGCGACCAAATATAAAGATGGACAACAAATAATTGTTACAGAGGAATACTTATATGAATTTATTAAGAAGAACGAGCAATTAAGTGATTTACTTGAAGAATTTAGACAACGATAA
- a CDS encoding aldo/keto reductase: MERRRFGQTDMDVSILGFGGAEIGFAGASPETVDKLLGSALDAGLNVIDTAECYNTSEELIGKTISKRRGDYYLFTKCGHASGFDRPDWDPAMLAESIDRSLKRLNTDYVDLIHLHSCSEDILRQGDVIDVLKRAKEAGKTRYIGYSGENEAALFAVQTGAFDSLQTSINIADQRGIDRILPEARERGMGVIAKRPIANAAWKTGTEPPSEKYHQVYWERLRELNYDFLTRGLEESVGIALRFTLSLPGVHTAIVGTNNPGRWGQNAELLVPGKLSDDQMEEIRLRWKEKAGDDWVGQV; the protein is encoded by the coding sequence ATGGAGAGAAGAAGATTCGGACAGACGGATATGGATGTCAGCATTCTTGGCTTTGGCGGTGCCGAAATCGGCTTTGCCGGCGCCTCTCCCGAAACGGTGGACAAGCTGCTCGGAAGCGCTCTGGATGCCGGGCTGAACGTCATCGATACGGCGGAATGCTACAACACGAGTGAAGAATTAATCGGAAAGACGATCTCGAAACGGAGGGGCGACTATTACCTCTTCACCAAATGCGGACATGCTTCCGGCTTTGACCGCCCCGACTGGGATCCAGCCATGCTCGCCGAAAGCATCGACCGCAGCCTGAAGCGCCTCAACACCGACTACGTCGATCTGATTCATCTGCACAGCTGCTCGGAGGACATTCTCCGTCAAGGGGACGTCATCGACGTGCTGAAGCGCGCGAAGGAAGCGGGCAAAACGCGCTACATCGGCTACAGCGGCGAGAATGAAGCGGCCCTGTTCGCCGTCCAAACGGGAGCGTTCGATTCGCTTCAAACCTCCATCAACATTGCGGACCAGAGAGGGATCGATCGGATCCTTCCGGAGGCCCGGGAACGGGGGATGGGGGTCATCGCCAAACGTCCCATCGCGAACGCGGCCTGGAAGACCGGCACCGAACCGCCCTCGGAGAAGTACCATCAGGTCTATTGGGAACGCCTGCGCGAGCTCAATTATGACTTCCTTACCCGCGGTTTGGAGGAATCGGTGGGGATCGCCCTGCGCTTCACCCTTTCGCTTCCGGGCGTTCACACGGCGATCGTCGGCACGAACAATCCCGGGCGCTGGGGGCAGAACGCCGAGCTGCTGGTTCCAGGGAAGCTCTCGGATGACCAGATGGAGGAAATCCGCCTCCGCTGGAAGGAGAAGGCGGGAGACGATTGGGTCGGCCAGGTGTAA
- a CDS encoding response regulator, translating to MIQVLIVEDDVRIAEINRRFLEKVPGFQVVGIATDGKQAREHLEVFEPDLVLLDLYFPDMNGLDLLSYIQSSYRRTDVIIITAAKEIETVREAIRGGVCDFIIKPVIFERFQEKMLQYHRYRSKLNALEESSGQVGQQEVDELLRGAVSSRGREGAGAYLPKGIDRLTMEKVSAFIREMEESVTAEEVGRRMGVSRSTARRYLEYFVSKGELEADLAYGTVGRPERVYRSRMREG from the coding sequence ATGATTCAAGTGCTGATCGTGGAGGATGACGTGCGCATTGCCGAGATCAACCGGCGCTTCCTGGAGAAGGTTCCCGGCTTTCAGGTGGTCGGCATCGCCACGGACGGGAAGCAGGCGAGGGAGCATCTGGAGGTGTTTGAGCCGGATCTCGTTCTTCTTGATTTGTATTTTCCCGATATGAACGGACTTGACCTGCTTTCCTACATCCAAAGCAGCTACCGGAGGACCGATGTCATCATCATTACGGCGGCCAAGGAGATTGAAACGGTTAGGGAAGCGATCCGCGGGGGAGTCTGCGACTTTATCATCAAACCGGTCATCTTCGAGCGCTTTCAGGAAAAAATGCTTCAGTACCACCGTTACCGCAGCAAGCTGAACGCCTTGGAGGAGAGCAGCGGCCAGGTCGGGCAGCAGGAGGTGGATGAGCTTCTGCGCGGAGCCGTTTCCAGCCGTGGCCGGGAAGGGGCGGGCGCTTATCTCCCGAAAGGAATCGACCGGCTGACGATGGAGAAGGTCTCGGCCTTTATCCGGGAGATGGAGGAGAGTGTGACGGCCGAGGAGGTGGGCCGGCGTATGGGCGTGAGCCGCTCCACCGCGCGGCGATACCTGGAATATTTCGTCTCGAAGGGAGAGCTGGAGGCCGATCTGGCTTATGGGACGGTGGGCCGCCCCGAACGGGTATACCGCAGCCGGATGCGGGAAGGGTAG
- a CDS encoding FdhF/YdeP family oxidoreductase, which produces MGQTKHTGRIRLPARPDPRLWVSRVPFGLGRIKPHHIRDTMKVVWENRDSLPYAYRILTQGVCDGCALGVSGLYDQTLTGPHVCTTRLNVLRLNTMPAIKPEQLHADIAELRKLDSTALRKLGRLPYPLLRQKGDRSFRRISWDEALDRIAAKIRSIDPKQLAFYLTARGITNEVYYAAAKAARFIGTNNIDNASRICHSPSKTALKRSVGIGASSCSYKDWIGTDVLVFWGSVAANNQPVSTKYMYAAKRRGTKILVINPYREPAMEGYWIPSIAESALFGTKLADDFYQVNIGGDIAFMHGVMKHWFDMEEERPGSAIDHAYVREHVNGYEELREHVTGQRWELLEESSGLSRERMREFARLLAGARSGVFVWSMGLTQHRFGTDNISQVANLALLRGFLGREHCGLMPIRGHSGVQGSGEMGADPFSLPGGEFKEEDITRMESVWGFPIPRWQGDIVGVSLENARLPDDHERRLKVFYTSGGNFLETMPDPDFVRTCLENVELRVHQDIVLNTSTLVDAREEVIVLPAMTRYEQPGGGTSTSTERMVYYSPEIEGPRAGEARAEWLIYGELAARVKPEGDRLAAFREAAAVREEIARAAPAYDGIQHLQGKGDVFQWGGAWLCEGGVCPTPDGRGRLIPVELPELRKPEGRFFATTRRGKQFNSMVFGEKDPFNGADRYDILMNPQDAAALSIEEGNAVVVYNRNGLMHARMKTADIAPGNVELFWPEGNVLFRKGVYEPEAGIPEYNTDVVVEKAETYHALKDTRYVEKRMEELELDSPG; this is translated from the coding sequence ATGGGCCAAACCAAGCACACGGGCCGGATCCGGCTGCCCGCCAGGCCCGATCCCAGATTGTGGGTAAGCCGGGTGCCGTTCGGTCTCGGCCGGATCAAGCCGCACCACATCCGGGATACGATGAAGGTGGTCTGGGAGAACCGGGACAGCCTGCCGTATGCCTACCGCATTCTGACGCAGGGCGTATGCGACGGCTGTGCGCTCGGGGTGTCCGGTCTGTATGACCAGACGCTTACGGGACCGCACGTCTGCACGACGCGGCTTAATGTCCTGCGGCTGAATACGATGCCGGCGATCAAGCCGGAGCAGCTTCACGCGGACATCGCCGAGCTCCGGAAGCTGGACAGCACGGCGCTGCGCAAGCTGGGCCGGCTGCCTTATCCGCTGCTGCGGCAGAAGGGAGATCGCTCGTTCCGCCGGATCTCCTGGGACGAGGCACTGGACCGGATAGCCGCCAAGATCCGCAGCATCGATCCGAAGCAGCTCGCGTTCTATTTGACCGCACGGGGCATCACGAATGAAGTCTATTATGCCGCCGCGAAGGCGGCCCGGTTTATCGGGACGAACAACATCGACAACGCCTCGCGCATCTGCCATTCCCCGTCGAAGACCGCGCTTAAGCGCTCGGTGGGCATCGGCGCCTCCTCCTGCAGCTACAAGGACTGGATCGGGACGGACGTCCTGGTGTTCTGGGGAAGCGTGGCGGCCAACAACCAGCCGGTCTCGACGAAGTACATGTATGCCGCCAAACGGCGGGGCACGAAGATCCTCGTCATCAACCCCTACCGCGAGCCGGCGATGGAGGGCTATTGGATCCCTTCCATCGCCGAGTCGGCTCTCTTCGGAACGAAGCTCGCCGATGATTTCTACCAGGTGAACATCGGTGGGGACATCGCTTTCATGCACGGGGTGATGAAGCATTGGTTCGACATGGAGGAGGAGCGGCCGGGCTCGGCCATTGACCATGCTTATGTCCGTGAGCATGTCAACGGCTACGAGGAGCTCCGGGAGCATGTAACGGGCCAGCGGTGGGAGCTCTTGGAGGAATCGTCCGGGCTGTCCCGGGAGCGCATGCGGGAGTTCGCCCGGCTGCTGGCCGGAGCCCGTTCCGGCGTGTTCGTCTGGAGCATGGGCCTGACCCAGCACCGGTTCGGGACCGACAACATCTCGCAGGTGGCCAATCTGGCGCTGCTGCGCGGATTTCTCGGCCGCGAGCACTGCGGCCTGATGCCCATCCGCGGGCACAGCGGAGTCCAGGGCTCGGGCGAGATGGGTGCGGACCCGTTCTCCCTGCCGGGGGGCGAGTTCAAGGAAGAGGACATCACGCGGATGGAGAGCGTCTGGGGCTTCCCTATCCCCCGCTGGCAGGGCGACATCGTCGGGGTGTCGCTGGAGAACGCCCGGCTTCCCGACGACCATGAACGCCGGCTGAAGGTGTTCTACACGTCAGGAGGCAATTTCCTCGAGACGATGCCCGATCCGGACTTCGTTCGCACCTGTCTGGAGAACGTGGAGCTCCGGGTGCACCAGGACATCGTGCTGAACACCTCGACGCTGGTGGACGCCCGGGAGGAAGTGATCGTGCTGCCGGCCATGACCCGCTACGAGCAGCCGGGAGGGGGAACGTCCACCTCCACCGAGCGGATGGTTTATTATTCACCGGAGATCGAGGGCCCGCGTGCCGGGGAAGCCCGCGCCGAGTGGCTCATCTACGGGGAGCTCGCGGCCCGGGTGAAGCCGGAAGGGGACCGGCTGGCGGCGTTCCGGGAGGCGGCGGCCGTGCGCGAGGAAATCGCGAGGGCGGCCCCAGCTTACGACGGCATCCAGCACCTTCAAGGGAAGGGAGACGTGTTCCAGTGGGGCGGGGCCTGGCTGTGCGAGGGCGGGGTGTGCCCGACCCCGGACGGCCGCGGCCGCCTGATCCCCGTCGAGCTCCCGGAGCTGCGCAAGCCGGAGGGCAGGTTCTTCGCCACGACGCGCCGGGGGAAGCAGTTCAACTCCATGGTGTTCGGGGAGAAGGATCCCTTCAACGGGGCGGACCGGTACGATATTCTGATGAATCCCCAAGACGCGGCCGCCCTTTCCATAGAGGAGGGAAACGCCGTCGTCGTCTACAACCGCAACGGGCTGATGCACGCCCGGATGAAGACGGCGGACATCGCCCCCGGCAATGTCGAGCTGTTCTGGCCGGAGGGCAATGTTCTCTTTCGCAAAGGCGTTTATGAGCCCGAAGCAGGCATTCCCGAATACAACACGGACGTGGTCGTAGAGAAGGCGGAAACCTATCACGCGTTGAAGGATACCCGGTATGTGGAGAAGAGGATGGAAGAGCTGGAGCTCGATAGTCCGGGGTAA
- a CDS encoding RNA polymerase sigma factor, which translates to MPNHLVLLFTSNYYSLPRSLQQSIYYEFYQMVYPLIYFILKDHGTAEDIVQEAFLRAIRKADQLKDVDKLEGWIKTLARNVTLNHLRKFSRNREELDAEDVFQHRDPSLPNATLPVEEEVELRLMRQSIARYLDELKPDYRQMIEMRWIQNLSYKEMAAALNVTEGTVRQKLYRAREAIRHRFHEEWGTRE; encoded by the coding sequence ATGCCTAATCATCTTGTCCTTCTTTTTACCTCAAATTATTACAGCCTTCCCCGCAGCCTGCAGCAGAGCATTTATTACGAGTTCTACCAAATGGTCTATCCCCTTATTTATTTCATTCTCAAGGACCACGGAACGGCGGAGGATATTGTTCAGGAAGCGTTTCTCCGCGCCATCCGCAAGGCCGACCAGCTGAAGGATGTGGACAAGCTGGAGGGCTGGATCAAGACGCTGGCCCGCAACGTAACCCTCAACCATCTTAGGAAATTTTCGCGAAACCGTGAGGAATTGGACGCTGAAGATGTCTTTCAACATAGAGACCCCTCCCTTCCGAATGCAACGCTTCCGGTGGAGGAGGAGGTGGAGCTTCGTCTGATGAGGCAGTCGATCGCCCGTTACCTGGATGAACTGAAGCCCGACTACCGTCAGATGATCGAGATGCGCTGGATTCAGAACCTTTCCTATAAGGAAATGGCCGCCGCCCTGAATGTGACAGAAGGAACGGTCCGGCAGAAGCTTTACCGGGCGAGGGAGGCCATCCGGCACCGATTCCATGAAGAATGGGGAACAAGAGAATGA
- a CDS encoding sensor histidine kinase, which translates to MKLKLQTKLILLIGSLLSLVIVVLAFSFQRMWTTSHKEQIGATALNIAKTVAAMPDIRRAFQDPDPARLINPLVEPIRVETGAEFIVVGNRQGIRYSHPDPDRIGKDMVGGDNGPVFEGRSITSEAKGSLGLSLRGKTPVLDDNGNVIGVVSVGFLLEDINEQAVHYRNTVLLIAFLTLLGGTGGAILIARGVKKSILGLEPEEIGHLYQEKKAILESIREGILAVNRTGTITLANQTALQLLGVPENGTVTGRYILDVLPSSRLVEVIASGQAEFDQEMILGDEVVVVNRLPVLDEDHRVIGAVSSFRTKSELYRLNEELAQVKLYAGGLRAQTHEYSNKLYMISGLIQLGLYQEAIDLITRETDVHQNFIGFIMEEIPSRLLGGLLVGKFNRANELKVELVVDPESTFKDIPSSVNRFNLVTILGNLIDNAMEAVLEQEEGRRRVTVFLTDLGEDLIVEVEDTGKGVPEEAGERIFVSGFSTKEGGNRGLGLALVKQAAEQLNGYVTYASGEQGGTVFTVVVPKQGRRKGP; encoded by the coding sequence GTGAAGCTCAAGCTGCAAACCAAACTCATTCTTCTGATCGGCTCGCTGCTGTCGCTGGTCATCGTGGTTCTTGCCTTCTCATTTCAGCGCATGTGGACCACCTCCCATAAGGAGCAAATCGGCGCAACCGCGCTGAACATAGCCAAAACGGTGGCGGCCATGCCGGACATCCGCCGGGCCTTTCAGGACCCGGACCCCGCCCGCCTGATCAATCCTCTGGTTGAGCCGATCCGGGTGGAGACCGGGGCGGAATTCATTGTCGTCGGCAACCGGCAGGGCATCCGTTACTCCCATCCCGATCCGGACCGGATCGGCAAGGATATGGTGGGGGGCGACAACGGGCCGGTGTTCGAGGGCCGGTCCATTACCTCCGAGGCCAAAGGCTCGCTGGGGCTGTCCCTCCGCGGCAAGACGCCGGTGCTGGACGATAACGGAAACGTGATCGGCGTGGTGTCCGTCGGCTTTCTGCTGGAGGACATTAACGAGCAAGCCGTGCATTACCGCAATACGGTTCTCCTGATCGCCTTCCTCACCCTGCTCGGAGGGACGGGAGGGGCGATTCTTATCGCCCGAGGGGTCAAGAAGAGCATTCTGGGGCTCGAACCGGAGGAGATCGGACATCTGTACCAGGAGAAGAAAGCCATTCTGGAATCGATCCGGGAAGGGATTCTCGCGGTTAACCGGACGGGGACCATAACGCTCGCCAACCAGACGGCGCTTCAGCTCCTGGGGGTTCCGGAGAACGGAACGGTGACCGGACGCTACATTCTGGACGTGCTTCCGTCTTCCCGCCTTGTTGAGGTGATCGCCTCGGGTCAGGCGGAATTCGACCAGGAGATGATCCTGGGCGATGAGGTGGTCGTCGTTAACCGGCTCCCGGTGCTTGACGAGGACCACCGGGTGATCGGGGCGGTCTCCAGCTTCCGGACGAAGTCGGAGCTGTACCGGCTGAACGAGGAGCTCGCCCAGGTCAAGCTCTATGCGGGAGGGCTGAGGGCCCAGACGCATGAGTATTCCAACAAGCTGTACATGATCTCCGGGTTGATCCAGCTTGGTCTGTACCAGGAGGCGATTGATCTCATCACACGCGAAACGGACGTGCATCAGAACTTTATCGGTTTCATCATGGAAGAGATTCCAAGCCGGCTTCTCGGGGGGCTGCTCGTAGGCAAGTTCAACCGGGCGAACGAGCTCAAGGTCGAGCTGGTCGTGGACCCGGAAAGCACCTTCAAGGATATCCCCTCCTCCGTCAACCGGTTCAACCTGGTCACCATTCTTGGCAATCTCATCGACAATGCGATGGAGGCGGTGCTGGAGCAGGAGGAAGGCAGACGGCGGGTGACCGTTTTCCTTACGGATCTTGGGGAGGACCTCATCGTGGAAGTGGAGGATACCGGAAAAGGAGTTCCCGAGGAAGCAGGCGAGCGGATTTTTGTATCCGGCTTCTCGACCAAGGAGGGGGGAAACCGCGGACTTGGCCTCGCCCTCGTGAAGCAGGCGGCCGAGCAGCTGAACGGGTACGTGACGTACGCTTCGGGCGAGCAGGGAGGGACGGTGTTTACGGTGGTCGTCCCCAAACAGGGAAGGAGGAAAGGGCCATGA
- a CDS encoding SDR family NAD(P)-dependent oxidoreductase, which produces MKTSFTNKIIWITGASSGIGALMARRLSELGAELILTARSEDKLREIAASLPGPSVAIPMDVASEEQVNRTAEQILARYGRIDILINNAGYGVFERVEDASLDTIEDMMNVNYFGTVRCIKAVLPSMRQAGSGHIVNIASMAGKIGSAKSSGYSASKHAVLGFTNCLRQELAGTGIGLTAVNPGPIDTPFFDRADPSGTYVNNVRWFMLKPEKVAEAVIAGIEREKAEVNLPFTANAGVKLYQLFPRLLDRVAIRMLSKK; this is translated from the coding sequence ATGAAGACATCGTTTACCAATAAAATCATATGGATTACTGGGGCGTCCAGCGGAATAGGCGCCCTGATGGCCCGCCGTCTGTCGGAGCTTGGCGCCGAGCTCATCCTGACGGCCCGTTCGGAGGATAAGCTCCGGGAGATCGCGGCAAGCCTGCCCGGTCCATCCGTTGCGATTCCGATGGATGTGGCCTCGGAGGAACAGGTCAACCGTACGGCGGAGCAGATTCTGGCCCGGTACGGAAGGATCGATATCCTGATCAACAATGCCGGCTACGGAGTCTTTGAACGGGTGGAGGATGCTTCTCTCGACACCATCGAAGACATGATGAACGTCAATTACTTCGGAACCGTCCGCTGCATCAAGGCGGTGCTGCCGTCCATGCGGCAGGCCGGAAGCGGGCATATCGTGAACATCGCCTCCATGGCGGGCAAGATCGGCTCCGCCAAGTCGAGCGGTTACTCCGCGAGCAAGCATGCCGTTCTGGGCTTCACGAACTGTCTCCGCCAGGAGCTTGCCGGCACGGGAATCGGCCTCACGGCCGTTAACCCGGGACCCATTGACACCCCTTTCTTCGACCGGGCGGACCCATCGGGAACCTATGTCAACAATGTCCGCTGGTTTATGCTTAAGCCGGAGAAGGTGGCGGAAGCCGTGATAGCGGGAATCGAACGGGAGAAGGCGGAGGTCAACCTCCCTTTTACCGCCAATGCGGGCGTAAAGCTGTATCAGCTGTTTCCCCGGCTCTTGGACCGGGTGGCCATCCGGATGCTGAGCAAGAAATGA
- a CDS encoding DUF4367 domain-containing protein: protein MKNSDQEQFDELWKKALEESYRIEVPDPSASWAKVSLQLEKERRKRLGKRRIAMVAVTAASLLIGGTVFSVPMETNAYNPITKMLNNLKGDLVTFFNGVDEKNTSGAKTDSPPAEFEGQHGGEKEQKDKRPVDPVNGMLSLSEAEKGLSFPLAKPAYLPDGYSFAFAIPYESNGTTFEGVNLIYKNGDKPILQITERTLATFNQFSQKFTDHVTDIEINGNPGKLMITRESRVQVLLRKPSSFIYIMSELPKEEVVRILESAK from the coding sequence ATGAAGAATTCGGATCAGGAACAGTTTGACGAGCTGTGGAAGAAGGCGTTGGAGGAAAGCTACCGGATTGAAGTGCCGGATCCGTCGGCCTCCTGGGCGAAGGTTTCCCTTCAGCTCGAGAAAGAGCGGAGGAAGAGGCTTGGCAAACGCCGGATAGCCATGGTGGCCGTGACCGCGGCTTCTCTGCTGATCGGGGGAACGGTATTCAGTGTCCCGATGGAGACCAATGCCTATAATCCCATTACCAAAATGCTGAATAATTTAAAAGGCGATCTGGTTACGTTCTTTAACGGGGTGGATGAGAAGAATACCTCCGGGGCGAAGACGGATTCTCCTCCGGCCGAATTTGAAGGGCAGCATGGAGGGGAGAAGGAGCAGAAAGACAAGCGCCCGGTGGACCCCGTTAACGGGATGCTCAGCCTGAGTGAAGCGGAGAAGGGGCTGTCGTTTCCGCTGGCCAAGCCTGCGTATCTTCCTGACGGCTACTCGTTTGCTTTTGCCATTCCCTATGAATCCAACGGAACGACCTTCGAAGGGGTCAACCTCATCTACAAGAACGGGGATAAGCCGATCCTCCAGATCACCGAACGGACGCTGGCTACCTTTAACCAGTTCTCCCAGAAGTTTACGGACCACGTGACCGATATTGAAATTAACGGAAACCCGGGCAAGCTCATGATCACAAGGGAAAGTCGGGTGCAAGTTCTGCTCAGGAAGCCCTCTTCCTTTATTTATATCATGAGCGAGCTGCCGAAGGAGGAGGTTGTCCGCATCCTGGAAAGCGCCAAATAA
- a CDS encoding MBL fold metallo-hydrolase codes for MSQTGKGSRTGRALIEQINRTEVPADGIAMWHLGQEGMAVKRGGRILYFDPFLSAELGGDMRRNFPPPLKPEEVTNADYVLISHDHLDHLDPYTLNGIGKSSPNARFICPAPHTARLTEIGISEDRIIAAKVTEAIELEGIRIQPVACKHEEYFTDESGHHGFLGYILDMDGLVFYHAGDGLAVPELVEELKKHPIEIACLPINGHDFKRFGQNLMGNMTFREAADLADAVGAELVIPMHYDLFAANTENPAYFVDYLHRAYPFQRFKMFVPGERMLYLSERLPR; via the coding sequence ATGAGCCAGACGGGAAAAGGATCCCGAACGGGAAGAGCTTTGATTGAACAGATCAACCGCACGGAGGTTCCGGCGGACGGCATCGCCATGTGGCATCTCGGCCAGGAGGGAATGGCCGTCAAGCGCGGAGGCCGTATTCTCTATTTCGATCCGTTTCTTTCGGCCGAGCTTGGAGGAGACATGAGAAGAAACTTCCCGCCTCCGTTGAAGCCGGAGGAGGTGACGAATGCGGATTACGTGCTGATTTCGCATGATCATCTGGACCATCTGGATCCCTATACGTTGAACGGAATCGGCAAAAGCTCTCCGAACGCCCGCTTCATCTGCCCGGCCCCTCATACCGCGAGGCTGACCGAGATCGGCATCTCGGAAGACCGGATCATCGCGGCCAAGGTAACGGAGGCGATCGAGCTCGAAGGCATTCGCATTCAGCCCGTCGCCTGCAAGCACGAGGAGTATTTCACGGATGAGTCCGGCCATCACGGCTTTCTGGGCTACATCCTCGATATGGACGGGCTTGTTTTCTACCATGCGGGAGACGGGCTCGCCGTCCCGGAGCTCGTGGAGGAGCTGAAGAAGCATCCGATCGAGATAGCCTGTCTGCCGATCAACGGGCATGATTTTAAGCGATTCGGCCAGAACCTGATGGGCAATATGACCTTCCGCGAGGCGGCGGACCTGGCCGACGCGGTGGGGGCGGAGCTCGTCATTCCGATGCATTACGACCTCTTCGCGGCCAATACGGAGAATCCCGCTTACTTCGTCGATTATCTTCACCGGGCGTATCCTTTTCAGCGGTTCAAAATGTTCGTCCCCGGGGAAAGAATGCTCTATTTGTCCGAGCGTCTCCCCCGCTAA
- a CDS encoding TIGR01457 family HAD-type hydrolase, protein MPGFLIDLDGTMYAGTQPIEHAKEFIGELRRRSLPFLFVTNNSSRVPAEVAAHLRDIAGVEAREEEIFTSSQAAARYVADRKPGARVAFIGEAGLEQALAGAGLQLTEEAPDYVVQGIDRAFSYAKLEAALRHLLNGASYVQTNPDLLLPTERGLTPGAGALGASLAAAAGVEPVVIGKPSPVIMRYAIERLGLAADDIWVVGDNLRTDIGGGAAAGCRTALVLTGVATPANYRGQIETLGIRPDVTALHLEELLRLLG, encoded by the coding sequence ATGCCGGGGTTTCTTATCGATTTGGATGGAACGATGTATGCGGGCACCCAGCCCATTGAGCATGCTAAGGAATTTATCGGGGAGCTGAGGAGAAGAAGCCTTCCCTTTCTCTTCGTCACGAACAACTCTTCCCGGGTGCCGGCCGAGGTGGCCGCCCACCTGCGGGACATCGCCGGGGTAGAGGCGAGGGAGGAGGAGATCTTCACCTCCTCCCAGGCCGCCGCCCGCTATGTCGCCGACCGCAAGCCCGGAGCGCGCGTCGCCTTCATCGGCGAGGCGGGCCTGGAGCAGGCGCTCGCCGGGGCCGGGCTTCAGCTGACGGAGGAGGCGCCCGATTACGTCGTGCAGGGCATCGACCGGGCGTTCTCCTACGCCAAGCTGGAGGCCGCGCTGCGGCATCTGCTGAACGGGGCTTCGTATGTGCAGACGAACCCCGATCTGCTGCTGCCGACCGAGCGCGGCCTGACGCCCGGAGCCGGAGCGCTCGGGGCCTCGCTTGCCGCCGCGGCCGGGGTCGAGCCGGTCGTCATCGGCAAGCCGTCGCCGGTCATCATGCGGTACGCGATCGAGCGGCTCGGGCTGGCGGCGGACGACATCTGGGTCGTCGGGGACAACCTCCGCACGGACATCGGCGGGGGAGCCGCGGCCGGCTGCCGGACGGCGCTCGTGCTGACCGGCGTGGCGACTCCCGCCAACTACCGCGGGCAGATCGAGACACTCGGCATCCGGCCGGACGTGACGGCTCTTCATCTGGAAGAGCTGCTGCGACTGCTCGGATAA